In the genome of Muntiacus reevesi chromosome 5, mMunRee1.1, whole genome shotgun sequence, one region contains:
- the SF1 gene encoding splicing factor 1 isoform X7 → MATGANATPLDFPSKKRKRSRWNQDTMEQKTVIPGMPTVIPPGLTREQERAYIVQLQIEDLTRKLRTGDLGIPPNPEDRSPSPEPIYNSEGKRLNTREFRTRKKLEEERHNLITEMVALNPDFKPPADYKPPATRVSDKVMIPQDEYPEINFVGLLIGPRGNTLKNIEKECNAKIMIRGKGSVKEGKVGRKDGQMLPGEDEPLHALVTANTMENVKKAVEQIRNILKQGIETPEDQNDLRKMQLRELARLNGTLREDDNRILRPWQSSETRSITNTTVCTKCGGAGHIASDCKFQRPGDPQSAQDKARMDKEYLSLMAELGEAPVPASVGSTSGPATTPLASAPRPAAPANNPPPPSLMSTTQSRPPWMNSGPSESRPYHGMHGGGPGGPGGGPHSFPHPLPSLTGGHGGHPMQHNPNGPPPPWMQPPPPPMNQGPHPPGHHGPPPMGKSVPGKYACGLWGLSPASRKRYDAAATYGHDAAAAAASQWAASTPTLWSSSPMATAAAAASATPSAQQQYGFQYPLAVAAKYDDYHHERWHRVHPAMATAAGGCRSFSRSPSDARQPHYGAPAPRGPAASAARGPSPSAASAAWFRRHDVCPAPSSSASHGPF, encoded by the exons ATGGCGACAGGAGCGAACGCTACGCCGCTGG acTTCCCCAGTAAGAAGCGGAAGAGGAGCCGCTGGAACCAAGACACAATGGAACAGAAGACGGTGATTCCAGGAATGCCTACAGTCATCCCCCCTGGACTTACTCGGGAACAAGAAAGAGCTTATATAG TGCAACTGCAGATAGAAGACCTGACTCGTAAACTGCgcacaggagacctgggcatCCCCCCTAACCCTGAGGACAG GTCCCCTTCCCCTGAGCCCATCTACAATAGTGAGGGGAAGAGGCTTAACACTCGCGAGTTCCGTACCCGCAAGAAACTTGAGGAGGAACGGCACAATCTCATCACGGAAATGGTTGCCCTCAACCCTGATTTCAAGCCACCTGCAGATTACAA ACCTCCAGCAACACGTGTGAGCGATAAAGTAATGATCCCACAAGATGAGTATCCAGAAATCAATTTTGTGGGGCTGCTGATTGGGCCAAG AGGGAACACCTTGAAGAACATAGAGAAGGAGTGTAATGCCAAGATCATGATCCGGGGGAAGGGTTCtgtgaaagaaggaaaagttGGGCGCAAAGATGGCCAGATGCTGCCAGGAGAAGATGAGCCGCTTCACGCCCTGGTCACTGCCAATACCAtggagaatgtgaagaaagctgtagAACAG ATAAGAAACATCCTGAAGCAGGGTATCGAGACCCCTGAGGACCAGAACGACCTACGGAAGATGCAGCTTCGAGAGTTGGCTCGCTTGAATGGAACCCTTCGGGAAGATGATAACAG GATCTTAAGACCCTGGCAGAGCTCTGAGACCCGCAGCATTACCAATACCACAGTGTGTACCAAGTGTGGAGGGGCTGGCCACATTGCTTCCGATTGCAAGTTCCAAAG GCCTGGTGACCCCCAGTCAGCTCAGGATAAAGCACGGATGGATAAAGAGTACTTGTCCCTCATGGCTGAACTGGGGGAGGCCCCTGTGCCTGCATCTGTGGGCTCCACCTCTGGGCCTGCCACCACACCACTGGCCAGTGCACCTCGGCCTGCTGCTCCCGCCAACAACCCACCTCCACCG TCTCTCATGTCCACTACCCAGAGCCGCCCACCCTGGATGAATTCTGGGCCGTCAGAGAGTCGGCCCTACCATGGCATGCACGGAGGTGGCCCTGGTGGGCCTGGAGGCGGCCCCCACAGCTTCCCACACCCGCTACCCAGCCTCACAGGTGGGCATGGTGGACATCCCATGCAGCACAACCCTAATGGACCCCCGCCCCCCTGGATGCAGCCGCCACCACCACCGATGAACCAGGGCCCCCACCCACCTGGGCACCATGGCCCTCCTCCAATGGGTAA ATCAGTACCTGGGAAGTACGCCTGTGGGCTCTGGGGTCTATCGCCTGCATCAAGGAAAAG GTATGATGCCGCCGCCACCTATGGGCATgatgccgccgccgccgccgcctcccagTGGGcagcctccacccccaccctctggTCCTCTTCCCCCatggcaacagcagcagcagcagcctccgcCACCCCCTCCGCCCAGCAGCAGTATGGCTTCCAGTACCCCCTTGCCGTGGCAGCAAA ATACGACGACTACCACCACGAGCGCTGGCACAGGGTCCATCCCGCCATGGCAACAGCAGCAGGCGGCTGCCGCAGCTTCTCCAGGAGCCCCTCAGATGCAAGGCAACCCCACTATGGTGCCCCTGCCCCCAGGGGTCCAGCCGCCTCTGCCGCCCGGGGCCCCTCCCCCTCCGCCGCCTCCGCCGCCTGGTTCCGCCGGCATGATGTatgccccgccccctcctcctccgccTCCCATGGACCCTTCTAA